In Ignisphaera sp., one DNA window encodes the following:
- a CDS encoding V-type ATP synthase subunit B, translating into MSLLLTRSSREIVGTRGSLLFVKALKGIKYGELVEIDVDGDTRLGQVIDVSRDVAVVQVFGSTAGISPGKTIVRFKGEVLRLGVSIDMMGRIFDGLGNPIDGGPPIVPEDYLDIHGEPLNPALRIPPSEPIETGVSVIDGLLTLVRGQKLPIFSGSGLPHNRIAMQIVRQAAVRGGEEERFAVVFGAVGVAYEEAYYFLTELRSMGALDRTIAFIAPASASTVEKLALPRVALTAAENLAWRYDMHVLTILTDMTNYCEALREVSAAREEVPGRRGYPGYMYTDLATMYERAGRAQGKKGSMTIMPILTMPDDDITHPIPDLTGYITEGQIVLSRDMWRKGIYPPVDVFLSLSRLMKDGIGPGKTREDHRDIFAQLIAAYAEGQYLRELSTIVGIESLSQRDRKYLEFADMFERRFINQGEFERRIFEQTLDIGWEILSLLPEEELKQIRPEILEKYHPSHRVVKV; encoded by the coding sequence ATGAGTCTGTTACTAACTAGATCGAGTAGAGAAATTGTTGGAACAAGAGGATCATTACTATTTGTTAAAGCGCTTAAAGGTATTAAGTATGGAGAACTTGTTGAAATAGATGTTGATGGTGATACACGACTTGGTCAAGTTATAGATGTGAGTAGAGATGTAGCAGTAGTACAAGTCTTCGGATCTACAGCAGGTATATCTCCTGGTAAAACTATTGTGAGATTTAAGGGAGAGGTTCTGAGATTGGGAGTATCAATAGATATGATGGGTAGGATTTTCGATGGTCTTGGAAACCCAATAGATGGTGGACCACCTATAGTACCTGAAGATTATCTAGATATACATGGAGAGCCACTTAATCCAGCTCTAAGGATACCTCCTTCAGAACCTATAGAGACAGGTGTATCGGTTATAGATGGGCTACTCACACTTGTAAGAGGACAAAAACTACCCATATTTAGTGGTTCAGGTTTACCTCACAATAGGATAGCAATGCAGATAGTTAGACAAGCAGCTGTGAGAGGAGGTGAAGAAGAGAGATTTGCTGTTGTTTTTGGAGCTGTTGGTGTAGCATATGAGGAGGCGTACTACTTTCTCACAGAACTTAGATCTATGGGTGCTCTAGATAGAACGATAGCTTTCATAGCTCCAGCTTCTGCATCAACAGTAGAGAAGCTTGCGCTCCCAAGAGTAGCATTAACAGCTGCTGAAAATCTTGCATGGAGATACGATATGCATGTACTAACAATATTAACCGATATGACTAACTATTGTGAAGCTCTTCGAGAAGTTTCAGCAGCTAGAGAAGAAGTTCCAGGAAGGAGAGGCTATCCAGGATATATGTATACAGATCTAGCCACTATGTATGAAAGAGCTGGTAGAGCTCAAGGGAAAAAGGGTAGCATGACGATAATGCCTATCCTCACTATGCCTGACGACGATATAACTCACCCTATACCGGATCTAACTGGATATATTACTGAAGGTCAGATAGTTCTATCGAGAGATATGTGGAGAAAAGGTATATACCCACCTGTAGATGTATTTCTATCGCTTTCGAGATTAATGAAGGATGGTATAGGCCCTGGAAAGACTAGAGAAGATCATAGAGATATTTTTGCACAACTTATAGCAGCTTATGCTGAGGGACAGTACCTTAGAGAGCTATCAACGATAGTTGGTATAGAATCTCTATCTCAGAGAGATAGAAAGTACCTTGAGTTTGCAGATATGTTTGAAAGAAGATTCATTAACCAAGGAGAGTTCGAAAGAAGAATATTTGAGCAGACTCTCGACATAGGATGGGAGATACTATCTTTACTACCAGAAGAAGAATTGAAACAGATAAGACCAGAGATCCTCGAGAAGTATCATCCAAGTCATAGAGTGGTTAAAGTATGA
- a CDS encoding V-type ATP synthase subunit D: MSEVIRLSRVTKIELIRLRRRLALARRLHRILRDRMTLLIQDFYIALKKSIELRTKLNQMLKDLYPIYFNTLSLYGKNYLDTVTSTVAKGIEILASTRNVIGITVSMMELKKFPESSVYVPVELSQLQLKREEILKTVIELAEYEKAMYLIGVEIAKLRRKVTMLDKILIPRILNTIRYLTMKFDEIEREEKVRSIKIKSLLAIKRGELL, encoded by the coding sequence ATGAGCGAGGTTATCAGGCTCTCTAGGGTAACAAAAATAGAGTTGATAAGACTTAGAAGAAGACTTGCTCTAGCTAGAAGACTCCATAGAATACTTAGAGACAGAATGACGTTACTTATTCAAGACTTCTATATAGCGTTAAAGAAATCTATTGAACTTAGAACAAAATTGAATCAGATGCTAAAAGATCTATACCCTATATACTTCAACACCTTATCGTTATACGGCAAAAACTATCTAGATACAGTAACATCTACGGTTGCTAAAGGTATAGAAATTCTAGCAAGTACAAGAAATGTTATAGGCATAACTGTGTCGATGATGGAGCTTAAAAAGTTTCCAGAAAGTAGTGTATACGTACCTGTTGAACTTTCGCAGCTTCAACTTAAAAGAGAAGAAATTCTAAAAACAGTTATAGAGTTAGCAGAATACGAGAAAGCAATGTATCTCATAGGGGTAGAGATAGCCAAACTTAGAAGAAAAGTCACTATGCTTGATAAAATACTTATACCAAGGATACTCAACACCATTAGGTACCTAACCATGAAATTCGATGAAATAGAAAGAGAAGAAAAGGTTAGATCGATAAAGATCAAATCCCTACTAGCTATAAAAAGAGGTGAACTGCTCTAA
- a CDS encoding YkgJ family cysteine cluster protein, whose translation MKRLAEYLGFVDFGNICATCKDNCCKKFYAILLPEEEKTIEHSFDVSTPLGSVKAIGSRKDIPCPYLNERGFCKIYRFRPFDCRVWPVIMYYDFERNEKVIYLDMDCPAAAEDRIPKEVIDKIVNVLKNIDINVEWLKKYTLAPWPNNLKEIARFK comes from the coding sequence ATGAAAAGACTAGCTGAATATCTAGGGTTTGTAGATTTTGGAAACATATGTGCTACATGTAAAGACAACTGTTGCAAAAAGTTTTACGCTATTCTACTTCCCGAAGAAGAGAAAACAATTGAACATTCATTCGATGTTTCTACACCTTTAGGGAGCGTAAAAGCCATAGGCTCTAGAAAAGATATACCATGTCCATATCTAAATGAAAGAGGGTTTTGCAAGATATACAGATTTCGACCATTTGATTGCAGAGTTTGGCCTGTAATAATGTACTATGATTTTGAAAGAAACGAAAAGGTGATATACCTAGATATGGATTGTCCAGCTGCTGCAGAAGACAGAATACCGAAAGAGGTTATAGATAAGATAGTGAATGTATTGAAGAACATCGATATAAATGTGGAGTGGCTAAAGAAGTACACGTTAGCTCCGTGGCCAAATAACTTGAAAGAGATAGCAAGATTCAAGTAG
- the purM gene encoding phosphoribosylformylglycinamidine cyclo-ligase, producing MSWSYAKAGLDLSKHKSMHKYVLELLEGLAKDLGVEISGLGGYGTAIKIGSYKMMLHVDGVGTKTIVLEKLGKLKVAGWDCVAMNVNDVVCDGGIPIALVDYVSMPRDDVEIFREVIEGLVEAARIAKLPVLGGETAILRDLVSGVDVVCTVLAIKKNFVNEARVGDIVIGVESWGLHANGYTLVRRVLESSGYREYRGVVDGIDLGEELSKPTAIYSNLVLEVITRGLAHGIAHITGGAYTKVKRILRGTDMVLDMPKPPKIFEVIMRLGNVPIEEMYRVFNMGIGIIITTSLENQEEILKIAEKFGFKAYVLGKVVAGDGKVRLKLFDNTLLI from the coding sequence ATGTCTTGGAGTTATGCTAAAGCAGGTCTAGATCTATCTAAACACAAATCTATGCATAAATATGTGTTAGAACTTTTAGAGGGTTTAGCTAAAGATCTTGGTGTAGAGATAAGCGGTTTAGGAGGTTATGGTACAGCCATAAAGATTGGTAGTTATAAGATGATGCTCCACGTTGATGGTGTGGGGACAAAGACCATTGTGCTCGAGAAGCTCGGTAAACTGAAGGTGGCTGGATGGGATTGTGTTGCTATGAATGTAAATGATGTTGTATGCGATGGTGGTATACCTATTGCGCTCGTGGACTACGTATCTATGCCTAGAGACGATGTCGAGATATTTAGGGAAGTTATAGAGGGTTTAGTAGAAGCTGCAAGGATAGCTAAACTACCTGTTCTTGGCGGTGAAACAGCTATTCTAAGAGATCTAGTTAGTGGTGTAGATGTTGTTTGTACAGTATTAGCTATTAAGAAGAACTTTGTCAATGAAGCTAGGGTAGGAGATATTGTTATAGGTGTAGAGAGTTGGGGTCTTCACGCAAATGGCTACACATTAGTTAGAAGAGTTCTAGAAAGTAGCGGTTATCGTGAGTATAGAGGTGTTGTCGATGGTATAGATCTAGGTGAGGAACTCTCGAAACCTACAGCAATATATTCAAACCTAGTTCTAGAGGTAATTACACGTGGTTTGGCTCACGGTATTGCCCACATAACGGGTGGTGCTTACACAAAGGTGAAACGAATACTAAGAGGAACAGATATGGTTCTAGACATGCCGAAACCTCCGAAGATATTTGAGGTAATCATGAGGTTAGGTAATGTACCTATTGAGGAAATGTATAGGGTCTTCAACATGGGTATAGGTATAATTATAACAACATCTCTCGAGAATCAGGAAGAGATCTTAAAAATTGCAGAGAAGTTTGGATTTAAGGCATACGTTCTTGGTAAAGTTGTTGCTGGAGATGGTAAGGTGAGGCTAAAACTGTTTGACAACACATTACTCATCTAG
- a CDS encoding putative metallopeptidase yields the protein MSKSRVVYTHAEDIKKLAADIVETLKDHFWYIDLSRVYFIRSRNSRTRAIARIHGLPRIWVYVMNIKPMYIVEVVSENFDSLSFKEKIYVIVHELLHIPKSFGGGLRPHKSFVSNIKVEKLVKIYLDRKTSTASNSGALDLDE from the coding sequence TTGAGTAAGAGTAGGGTAGTATATACCCATGCAGAAGATATCAAGAAGCTCGCTGCAGATATAGTCGAGACTTTGAAAGACCATTTTTGGTATATAGACTTATCAAGAGTGTACTTTATTAGATCACGAAACTCAAGAACTAGAGCTATTGCGCGAATCCATGGGCTTCCGAGAATATGGGTTTATGTAATGAATATCAAGCCCATGTATATAGTAGAGGTTGTATCTGAAAATTTCGACTCGCTTAGTTTTAAAGAAAAGATCTATGTAATTGTTCACGAGCTCCTCCACATACCTAAGAGTTTTGGTGGCGGCCTTCGTCCACATAAGAGTTTTGTTTCCAATATTAAAGTGGAGAAGCTTGTGAAGATATATCTGGATAGAAAAACATCTACAGCAAGTAACTCTGGTGCTCTAGATCTAGATGAGTAA
- a CDS encoding phosphoribosyltransferase — MSIRLKIVVSVYRLGMHMVEVMYVSWRDVIDLCYKIAIDVANSGYEPNAIVAILRGGVVPALVLSDILGVEEFYAIRIKHWGIAKEVYTIPLVEQLPQRKLQGVKVLLVDEVADTGKTLVKAVEELKKLGALEVKTAVLHLKSSSIVIPDYYAVKLDKWVWIFYPWSLAETLFSLAYRELGNKANREDVIAVIEQLVETLDVEHYRREVIEMALKFYAKKQFK, encoded by the coding sequence GTGTCGATTAGATTAAAAATTGTTGTATCTGTCTATCGTTTGGGTATGCATATGGTTGAAGTAATGTATGTATCGTGGAGAGACGTTATAGATCTGTGTTACAAGATAGCTATAGATGTAGCTAACTCTGGCTATGAACCTAATGCTATTGTAGCTATACTCAGAGGTGGTGTAGTTCCAGCATTAGTTTTAAGCGATATACTTGGTGTTGAAGAGTTTTACGCTATAAGAATTAAACACTGGGGTATAGCTAAAGAAGTCTACACAATTCCTTTAGTTGAACAGCTACCTCAAAGAAAGCTTCAAGGAGTCAAAGTGCTTCTGGTTGATGAAGTTGCTGATACAGGTAAAACTCTTGTTAAGGCTGTTGAAGAGCTTAAGAAATTAGGTGCATTAGAGGTTAAGACAGCTGTTCTCCACCTTAAATCATCATCTATTGTCATACCTGACTACTATGCGGTAAAGCTTGATAAATGGGTATGGATATTCTATCCATGGTCTCTAGCTGAAACATTATTCTCTCTGGCCTATAGAGAATTGGGGAATAAAGCAAATAGAGAAGATGTTATAGCGGTAATAGAACAGCTTGTAGAAACACTAGATGTAGAACACTATAGACGTGAAGTAATAGAAATGGCGCTAAAGTTTTACGCAAAGAAACAGTTTAAATAA
- a CDS encoding ribbon-helix-helix protein, CopG family: MSDKLKKEFDETIDRIKREIESLSKRIDEYMEKGDVYRAYRAWRDGVLDSLKILRKALDHVVENIKEINVGEEELKDFALHIRDSVRDIINRIEELGERIRESRGRRHIHVWYTFKPFKHVFHGIAGAVDLTVDRILDSVEELVDNIEKALEDVGKKVTQVISVRIKEQDLEIIDKLVDAGIFKSRSEAIAYFARKGIEASKEWIEKALEQAKKIKELQDSIRKEIDQYREDEEE, encoded by the coding sequence ATGAGTGACAAACTTAAGAAAGAATTTGATGAAACCATAGATAGAATTAAGAGAGAGATAGAGTCTCTATCTAAGAGAATTGATGAATATATGGAGAAAGGAGATGTATATAGAGCCTATAGAGCGTGGAGAGATGGTGTTCTTGATTCTCTTAAAATACTTAGAAAAGCCTTAGATCATGTTGTAGAGAATATTAAGGAAATCAATGTAGGTGAAGAAGAGTTAAAAGACTTTGCTCTACACATAAGAGATAGCGTTAGAGATATTATAAATAGAATTGAAGAATTAGGAGAAAGAATTAGAGAATCAAGAGGTAGAAGACATATACATGTGTGGTATACCTTTAAACCGTTTAAACATGTTTTTCATGGAATTGCTGGTGCTGTTGATTTAACAGTTGACAGGATTTTAGATAGTGTTGAAGAGCTTGTTGATAATATCGAGAAAGCTCTTGAAGATGTAGGTAAAAAGGTTACTCAAGTAATTTCGGTAAGAATTAAGGAACAAGATCTAGAGATTATAGATAAGTTAGTAGATGCAGGTATATTTAAGAGTAGAAGTGAGGCTATAGCATATTTTGCTAGAAAAGGTATTGAAGCTAGTAAAGAGTGGATTGAAAAAGCTCTAGAACAAGCTAAAAAAATTAAGGAACTACAAGATTCTATAAGAAAGGAGATAGATCAGTATAGAGAAGATGAAGAAGAGTAA
- a CDS encoding class I SAM-dependent methyltransferase produces the protein MVIDKDLSKIVDVFEVYEEIAEGFSSWRVKPWPIAVLGKSRGGIIVDLGAGSCINGIYVYSFGGKYLLCIDVSYTMDFLSRRSLLNRDVVGDSIAGDMLFIPIKDNSVDVVLAIASIHHVPSKFIDRVFAEVVRISVNGALVIITSWSWRQLRFTIPTLMNIILKLFGLVKSIREYRISWRKKKRTLYRYYYLYTLDELLKLCRKYRLKVLSYGYTGYLRNKSDNIFIVARVVKNYG, from the coding sequence ATGGTTATAGATAAAGATTTAAGTAAGATTGTAGATGTCTTCGAAGTATATGAGGAGATAGCTGAAGGATTTAGTTCTTGGAGAGTAAAGCCATGGCCTATAGCTGTACTTGGTAAAAGCAGAGGGGGAATAATAGTCGATCTAGGGGCAGGATCATGCATCAATGGAATCTATGTATATTCTTTTGGAGGAAAATATCTTTTATGTATCGATGTATCTTACACTATGGATTTTCTGAGCAGGAGAAGTCTATTGAATAGAGATGTTGTAGGAGACTCTATAGCCGGTGATATGCTTTTCATACCGATAAAAGATAACTCTGTTGATGTTGTTTTAGCTATAGCTTCTATTCACCATGTACCTAGTAAGTTTATAGATAGAGTTTTTGCCGAGGTAGTCCGTATTTCAGTCAATGGGGCTTTAGTCATTATCACCTCTTGGTCTTGGAGACAACTGAGATTTACTATACCAACACTTATGAATATTATTTTAAAACTCTTTGGATTAGTTAAAAGTATAAGAGAATACAGAATTTCGTGGAGAAAGAAGAAGAGAACTCTGTATAGGTACTACTATCTGTATACACTTGATGAGCTTCTCAAGTTATGCAGAAAGTATAGGCTTAAGGTTCTAAGCTATGGATATACAGGTTATCTTAGGAACAAAAGCGATAACATCTTTATTGTAGCAAGAGTCGTTAAGAATTATGGTTAG